The following coding sequences are from one Ammoniphilus sp. CFH 90114 window:
- a CDS encoding enoyl-CoA hydratase-related protein, translating to MEQPVLLERDGHLAIIKLNRPEELNALNYDTLAKLGEIVEQIQLDSKDIRVVIVAAQGRAFCAGADLKERRTLNEQQVRRNVRKIRDVFTAIERLPQPTIAAINGYAFGGGFELALACDFRYAVQDAMMGLTEVSLGIIPGAGGTQRLSRLIGPSKAKELILTARKISAKTALDYGFLNGVAESQEQLTDQALSLANEILGNAPLAVYQAKYAIDKGSSVDLQTGLDLESKAYEVIIPTKDRLEALEAFREKRKPVFRGE from the coding sequence ATGGAGCAACCTGTACTACTAGAGCGAGATGGCCATCTGGCTATCATTAAGCTAAACCGGCCAGAGGAATTAAATGCCCTTAACTATGACACCTTGGCCAAGTTGGGTGAGATTGTTGAGCAGATACAGCTAGATTCCAAGGATATTCGTGTGGTAATCGTTGCTGCACAAGGACGTGCCTTCTGTGCTGGTGCAGACCTGAAGGAGCGCCGTACGCTCAATGAACAGCAAGTTCGCCGTAATGTGAGAAAAATTCGTGATGTATTTACGGCTATAGAGAGATTGCCTCAACCTACGATTGCGGCGATTAATGGCTATGCTTTTGGTGGAGGATTCGAGCTAGCGCTCGCTTGTGACTTCCGATACGCGGTTCAAGATGCGATGATGGGACTTACAGAAGTGAGCTTAGGGATTATTCCAGGAGCGGGCGGAACACAACGTTTATCTCGATTGATTGGGCCATCAAAGGCAAAAGAATTAATCCTTACAGCACGGAAGATATCAGCAAAGACAGCTCTTGATTATGGATTCTTAAATGGTGTGGCGGAAAGCCAAGAGCAGTTAACGGATCAGGCTCTTAGTCTTGCTAATGAGATTTTAGGAAATGCACCATTAGCTGTATACCAAGCGAAGTATGCGATAGATAAGGGAAGCAGCGTTGATTTACAGACGGGATTAGATCTTGAATCTAAAGCCTATGAAGTGATCATTCCAACGAAAGACCGACTAGAGGCCTTAGAAGCCTTCAGAGAGAAA
- a CDS encoding PaaI family thioesterase: MSNQTKNRFNHYLGIEIEQVNDEGCVAVLKIRPELYNSLEGVVHGGVTSTLADVAMGHGAAPHVDGVQQCVTVESKVNFLAPARGEYLRAESKVLRRGGNTIVMEARITTDDATLVAVALGTYARVQPKK; this comes from the coding sequence ATGAGCAATCAAACAAAAAATAGATTTAATCACTACTTAGGAATTGAGATTGAACAAGTCAATGATGAAGGTTGTGTCGCTGTCTTAAAGATTAGACCTGAACTTTACAATAGCTTAGAAGGCGTCGTCCACGGTGGGGTGACTAGCACGTTAGCTGATGTTGCAATGGGCCACGGAGCAGCACCACACGTAGACGGTGTGCAGCAGTGTGTAACTGTAGAAAGTAAAGTTAATTTTCTAGCTCCAGCTAGAGGAGAGTATCTAAGAGCAGAATCTAAGGTACTTAGAAGAGGCGGCAATACGATTGTCATGGAAGCCCGAATTACGACAGATGATGCGACACTTGTCGCTGTCGCTTTAGGAACTTACGCGAGGGTTCAACCTAAGAAATAA
- a CDS encoding PaaI family thioesterase: protein MKPKLDDREIHQKYYEQICEKLRNDPFAQYLGVELIEVGEGTATAEVVVRDNLLNAHGTTHGGVVFSLADVVFAVASNSYGKTSVALSMNIGFLAASWKGTKLRATAVEEKRNNRTAWYRIKVESEREVVAILDALVYRKNDYFIPLEEAAEI from the coding sequence TTGAAACCGAAATTAGATGACCGTGAGATTCATCAGAAGTATTACGAGCAGATCTGTGAGAAGCTGCGAAACGATCCATTTGCTCAGTATCTTGGAGTTGAGTTAATAGAGGTCGGGGAAGGAACAGCTACGGCAGAAGTGGTTGTCAGGGATAATTTGCTGAATGCTCATGGCACAACACATGGAGGGGTCGTTTTCTCCCTAGCTGATGTGGTTTTCGCTGTAGCAAGCAACTCTTACGGGAAGACATCTGTCGCCCTATCCATGAATATTGGATTTCTGGCAGCAAGTTGGAAAGGGACGAAGTTGAGAGCAACAGCAGTAGAAGAGAAGCGAAATAACCGGACAGCTTGGTATCGCATTAAAGTGGAAAGTGAACGTGAGGTTGTAGCGATCCTTGATGCCTTGGTTTACCGTAAAAACGATTATTTTATCCCCCTGGAAGAAGCGGCGGAGATATAA
- a CDS encoding EthD family reductase produces the protein MVKLIAIYRKPENVEEFDQHYHDVHAPLAAKMPGLIKLEVNKIYGTPMGESDLHLIAEMYFETKEALVQALSSPEGRAAGKDLMGFAGKVVSMHFAEVL, from the coding sequence ATGGTAAAATTAATCGCAATCTATCGCAAGCCGGAGAATGTAGAGGAATTTGATCAACATTATCATGACGTCCATGCACCGTTAGCGGCTAAGATGCCAGGACTGATTAAGCTTGAAGTGAATAAGATTTACGGTACTCCTATGGGAGAGAGTGACTTGCACTTAATCGCAGAGATGTACTTCGAAACCAAAGAAGCCTTGGTGCAAGCGTTGTCATCCCCAGAAGGAAGAGCAGCAGGAAAAGACTTAATGGGTTTTGCAGGTAAAGTCGTATCCATGCACTTTGCTGAAGTCCTTTAG
- a CDS encoding MFS transporter, which produces MGKTLHRSWWILVIATLNLLACLGFGRFSFGAIMPFMKEGLTLNYSQTGLIASSVFLGYLLSATTVGYAVMRFTAKKVIIVSLFITVLGMIGSGLSYNFWTAYLSCLIIGIGAGAGNVTNLGLVGKWFVSRYRGMALGVVNAGSGIGMVLSGIFVPYMMVSYADDGWRFSWYILAAAILLFILLNLLFMKNDPSEVGMNPYGDSERKEDKKTAKQVHREDEHKSQTVYRNKLLWMIGFVYLTWGFSYLIFSTFFMDYLIQDVRLGEKAAGQLFAVAGFASILSGYIWGSVSDRIGRMPSLFLVYISQAVLLLAFSMTDHYVLLLVETVLYAVTLWGVPTVMVAAVGDFVHPLKTPVAIGFITLFFGVGQFISPVITGTLVDLSGSYLTAFFLSSFVCFLGSVGCIVLHLKRKKELSVVQDNRITI; this is translated from the coding sequence ATGGGAAAAACGCTACATCGGAGTTGGTGGATCCTTGTGATTGCCACGCTCAATTTGCTGGCATGTTTAGGCTTTGGAAGATTTTCTTTTGGGGCCATTATGCCCTTCATGAAGGAAGGTCTTACGCTTAATTACAGTCAGACGGGTTTAATTGCTTCTTCGGTTTTTCTTGGATATTTGTTGAGTGCAACGACAGTGGGGTATGCCGTCATGCGCTTTACAGCTAAGAAGGTTATCATTGTTTCGCTGTTTATAACCGTGTTAGGGATGATTGGAAGTGGACTATCCTATAATTTCTGGACAGCTTATCTTTCCTGTTTAATTATTGGAATCGGTGCAGGAGCCGGAAATGTAACCAACTTAGGGTTAGTAGGAAAATGGTTTGTCTCGCGGTACAGGGGAATGGCGTTAGGAGTAGTCAATGCTGGTTCAGGGATTGGAATGGTTTTAAGTGGAATATTCGTACCCTATATGATGGTCAGTTATGCAGATGATGGGTGGAGATTTAGTTGGTATATACTAGCTGCTGCGATACTATTATTTATATTGCTGAATCTCCTTTTTATGAAGAATGACCCTTCTGAAGTAGGAATGAATCCTTATGGAGATAGCGAGAGGAAGGAGGATAAAAAGACTGCGAAACAGGTCCATAGAGAGGATGAACATAAATCGCAAACGGTTTATCGCAATAAGCTGTTATGGATGATTGGATTTGTTTATCTCACTTGGGGTTTTAGTTATCTCATTTTTTCCACCTTTTTTATGGACTATCTGATTCAAGACGTAAGACTGGGAGAGAAAGCAGCAGGACAATTATTTGCAGTGGCTGGTTTTGCTAGCATACTAAGCGGTTATATCTGGGGTAGTGTATCGGATCGAATCGGGAGAATGCCATCTTTATTCCTCGTCTATATATCGCAGGCTGTCCTCTTATTAGCTTTTAGCATGACAGATCATTATGTCTTGTTATTGGTGGAAACGGTGTTGTATGCGGTTACGTTATGGGGAGTGCCGACCGTAATGGTAGCAGCGGTTGGCGATTTTGTTCATCCATTGAAGACCCCTGTTGCGATAGGATTTATTACACTCTTCTTTGGAGTGGGACAATTTATTTCTCCTGTTATTACCGGTACATTGGTTGATTTATCGGGTTCTTATTTAACAGCCTTCTTTTTGTCCTCTTTTGTCTGCTTTCTTGGCAGTGTGGGGTGCATTGTATTACACCTCAAGAGAAAGAAAGAATTGTCTGTTGTCCAGGATAATAGAATAACAATTTAA